From the Cucurbita pepo subsp. pepo cultivar mu-cu-16 chromosome LG05, ASM280686v2, whole genome shotgun sequence genome, one window contains:
- the LOC111795867 gene encoding probable protein phosphatase 2C 51 isoform X4, translated as MAFQKIELTQLYSILLWFTVYAITYCSSESSTCLMVYKEGGAPAVFQSPKCSLWKLSDYTFQSPNAPHCQIAMHQGRRKYQEDRTLCALDIRIPFPSRTGIMEVPVGIIAVFDGHNGAEASEMASKILLEYFVVHTYFLLDATYSGIFKRPINSFSNEKEHGTKFNEYNWNEEISNRDRELGRRKYLLPADFADDYHLEILKEALLRAIQDIDKTFSKEAHKNNLVSGSTATVILLADAQILVANIGDSKTFLCSEKFQSPAEAKATFLRLYKQKRYSGASRARGYGNSKPDSFDGLTHFYAKELTRDHHPDREDERSRVEIAGGHVVDWGGVPRVNGQLAISRAIGDVSFKSYGVISAPEVTDWQPLSTNDSYLVVSSDGIFEKLSSQDVCDLLWEIHNDRMSISEHSPSCSYSLAECIVSTAFERGSMDNMAAIVVPLRSAISSQRFQEGRFVVQRDSSFPISGIEKLIKEHSANSFSSNAVQLEHSHPVMSKFKRLLVEGRHNKLGCFYLSENLDEYKDYVLRTQTDEEEYLCDLPHALPESLNQPYGGSLNVYNDQSLCFHLGAKDQCFHPEGFASFIGLLESIPFHDPGSDYQLFEHPPPILRYVLKKRFGQGSYGEVWLAFHGNCQEAFTPVGENIYDSCNSSFGDANARNGRYSSNSSQAYALEDNVFIMKRVMVERGAGVYLSGLREKYFGEIFLNASTRLEDVLSTGTSNFVFEKSPWGSKDLLVKDESLSYKLGETRQFKNAFPNQFGPKSVMYEEGLNHIVRFVESFESRSNEIWLVFHYEGISLSKLIYSIEDADEEKVEQKNHVQILQPSKWWHWLKTTEAGQEEMKSLIRQLLMALKSCHDRNITHRDIKPENMVICFEDQATGKCLNGSRRGDENFSTKMRIIDFGSAIDEFTVKHLYGSAGPSRVEQTYDYTPPEALLNSSWYQEMSSATLK; from the exons ATGGCTTTTCAGAAGATCGAACTAACCCAATTATATTCGATTCTTCTATGGTTTACTGTGTACGCGATAACGTACTGCTCTTCGGAATCGTCGACGTGCTTGATGGTGTACAAGGAAGGCGGCGCTCCCGCGGTATTTCAGTCCCCGAAATGTTCTCTCTGGAAGCTCTCTGACTACACTTTTCAATCTCCCAACGCCCCCCATTGTCAAATTGCAATGCATCAGGGTCGACGAAAGTATCAGGAGGATCGCACTCTCTGTGCTCTAGATATTCGAATTCCCTTCCCAA GTAGAACAGGTATTATGGAGGTCCCTGTGGGAATCATAGCAGTTTTTGATGGTCATAATGGAGCTGAAGCTAGTGAGATGGCTTCAAAGATATTGTTGGAGTATTTTGTGGTGCatacttattttcttcttgatGCCACTTATTCTGGAATTTTCAAGAGACCCATTAACTCATTTTCAAATGAGAAGGAACATGGTACCAAGTTTAATGAGTACAATTGGAATGAGGAAATTAGTAACCGTGATCGGGAACTTGGAAG GCGTAAATACCTACTTCCAGCAGATTTTGCTGATGACTACCatttggaaattttgaaagaagcACTGTTGAGAGCTATACAAGACATTGATAAAACGTTTTCCAAG GAAGCACATAAAAATAATCTGGTTTCGGGTTCTACTGCTACTGTTATATTATTGGCAGATGCACAAATTTTGGTTGCAAACATTGGTGACTCGAAGACTTTTTTGTGCTCTGAAAAATTTCAGTCACCTGCTGAGGCTAAAG CTACCTTTTTACGGTTATACAAGCAAAAAAGATATAGTGGTGCCTCACGTGCAAGGGGCTATGGAAATTCTAAACCAGACTCATTTGATGGGCTGACACATTTTTATGCCAAAGAATTGACTAGGGATCACCATCCTGATAGAGAGGATGAAAGATCTAGGGTGGAGATTGCTGGGGGTCACGTTGTTGATTGGGGTGGTGTACCTCGAGTAAATGGTCAGTTGGCTATAAGCAGAGCAATTGGTGATGTGTCTTTTAAAAG CTATGGAGTTATATCTGCACCAGAAGTGACTGACTGGCAACCTTTGTCTACCAACGATAGCTATTTGGTGGTTTCATCTGATGGCATTTTTGAGAAGTTGAGCTCACAAGATGTTTGTGACTTGTTGTGGGAAATACACAATGATCGTATGTCAATTTCCGAGCATTCTCCTTCATGCTCATACTCATTGGCGGAATGCATCGTTAGTACGGCCTTTGAAAGAGGCAGTATGGATAACATGGCTGCTATTGTGGTTCCTTTAAGATCTGCTATTTCTTCTCAGAGGTTTCAGGAGGGGAGGTTTGTTGTGCAGAGGGACTCAAGTTTTCCCATATCTGGAATAGAAAAGCTTATTAAAGAGCACTCAG CCAATAGCTTCTCTTCCAATGCTGTGCAATTGGAGCATTCTCATCCAGTCATGTCCAAGTTCAAGAGACTATTA GTTGAAGGAAGACACAATAAGCTGGGATGTTTTTATCTGTCTGAGAATCTGGATGAATACAAGGATTATGTGTTGAGGACTCAAACTGATGAAGAAGAATATTTATGTGATCTACCCCACGCTCTTCCAGAGTCCCTCAATCAGCCATATG GTGGATCTTTAAATGTGTACAATGACCAAAGCTTGTGCTTTCATCTTGGAGCTAAAGATCAGTGCTTTCATCCTGAAGGCTTTGCTAGTTTTATTGGTTTGCTTGAATCAATTCCTTTCCACGATCCTGGTTCAGATTATCAACTATTTGAGCATCCACCACCTATATTGAG GTATGTGTTAAAGAAAAGGTTTGGTCAGGGTTCCTATGGCGAAGTATGGCTGGCTTTTCATGGGAACTGCCAGGAAGCTTTTACTCCAGTAGGAGAGAATATTTATGATTCGTGCAACTCATCTTTTGGAGATGCCAATGCCAGAAACGGTAGATACTCTTCAAATAGTTCTCAAGCCTATGCTCTGGAGGATAACGTGTTCATCATGAAACGTGTAATG GTTGAAAGAGGTGCTGGAGTCTATTTGAGTGGCTTACGGGAGAAATATTTTGgtgaaatatttttgaatgCTTCTACGCGACTTGAAGATGTGTTATCGACTGGAACATCAAACTTTGTCTTTGAAAAGTCACCATGGGGATCTAAAGACTTATTGGTAAAGGATGAATCCCTGAGTTATAAATTAGGGGAAACTAGGCAGTTTAAAAATGCTTTCCCGAATCAGTTTGGACCAAAGAGTGTTATGTATGAAGAAGGTTTAAACCATATTGTGAGATTTGTAGAATCTTTTGAATCCCGGTCTAACGAAATATGGCTTGTATTTCATTACGAAGGCATATCCCTCTCAAAGCTCATATATTCCATTGAAGATGCCGATGAGGAAaaagttgaacaaaaaaacCATGTTCAAATTTTACAACCTTCCAAGTGGTGGCATTGGTTGAAAACAACAGAAGCAGGACAAGAGGAAATGAAAAGTTTGATACGTCAGCTG ttgATGGCTCTCAAGTCCTGTCATGACCGCAATATCACTCACAGGGATATAAAACCTG AGAACATGGTGATATGCTTTGAAGATCAGGCTACTGGAAAATGCTTGAATGGAAGTCGAAGGGGGGATGAGAACTTCTCTACTAAAAt GCGCATTATTGACTTTGGTAGTGCTATTGATGAATTCACAGTCAAGCATCTATATGGGTCTGCTGGGCCTTCCAG AGTGGAACAAACTTATGATTACACACCTCCTGAAGCCTTGCTTAATTCAAGTTGGTATCAGGAGATGTCAAGTGCAACTTTGAA GTAG